GATGATAACCGGCACCGATGCACACAACGGTTCGCTTCGCAGGGTTTCAAGTACCTGCCAGCCATCCATGCCGGGCATCATAATATCCAGCAGAATAAGGTCCGGATGCTCTTTTTTTGCCAGTTCGATCCCCTCTTTGCCGTCTGCAGCGGCAATCGCCACCGCCCCTTCTTTCTTTAATAAAAGGATTGTGGTAGTACGGATAAGCCGCTCATCATCGATCACCAGAATTTTTTTGTTTATCATGCACCCTCCTCGTTTGTATCTTCAACATTTGTAGTGTTTCGTTTATAGACAACTCTCACCATACACATCGTTCCTTTCGGATCGT
This is a stretch of genomic DNA from Chitinivibrionales bacterium. It encodes these proteins:
- a CDS encoding response regulator, which translates into the protein MINKKILVIDDERLIRTTTILLLKKEGAVAIAAADGKEGIELAKKEHPDLILLDIMMPGMDGWQVLETLRSEPLCASVPVII